Proteins encoded in a region of the Pseudomonas sp. GOM7 genome:
- the hisC gene encoding histidinol-phosphate transaminase, with the protein MPCDFLALAQPGVQKLSPYVPGKPVDELARELDLDPAGIVKLASNENPLGPSDKVLAAIRAELDELTRYPDGNGFNLKTALATRYGVDAAQVTLGNGSNDILELVARAYLAPGLNAVFSDYAFAVYPIATQAVGAQGKIVPARDYGHDLGAMLAAIDDKTRVVFIANPNNPTGTWFGPQALEAFLAKVPETVLVVLDEAYIEYAEGDELPDGLDYLARYPNLLVSRTFSKAYGLAALRVGYAISSPAIADVLNRVRQPFNVNSLALAAACAALADSDYLAESRRLNDAGMRQLEEGLRALGLGWIPSKGNFIAVDFGRDAASINLALLREGVIVRPMAGYRMPSFLRVSIGLPRENARFLDALGKVLSA; encoded by the coding sequence ATGCCCTGTGATTTCCTTGCCTTGGCTCAGCCGGGCGTGCAAAAACTGTCCCCTTACGTGCCCGGCAAGCCGGTCGATGAGTTGGCGCGCGAGCTGGATCTCGATCCGGCCGGTATCGTCAAACTGGCCAGCAACGAGAACCCGCTCGGCCCCAGTGACAAGGTGCTGGCGGCGATCCGTGCCGAGCTGGACGAGCTGACCCGTTATCCGGACGGCAACGGTTTCAATCTGAAAACCGCGCTGGCGACCCGCTATGGCGTCGATGCCGCGCAGGTGACGCTGGGCAATGGCTCCAACGATATCCTCGAACTGGTTGCCCGGGCCTATCTGGCGCCTGGCCTCAATGCCGTGTTCAGCGACTACGCCTTCGCGGTGTATCCCATCGCCACCCAGGCCGTTGGTGCCCAGGGCAAGATCGTGCCGGCCAGGGACTACGGCCACGATCTGGGCGCCATGCTGGCTGCCATCGACGACAAGACTCGCGTGGTGTTCATCGCCAACCCCAACAACCCGACCGGTACCTGGTTCGGTCCGCAGGCCTTGGAGGCCTTCCTGGCCAAGGTGCCGGAGACAGTGCTGGTGGTGCTGGACGAGGCCTATATCGAGTACGCCGAAGGCGATGAACTGCCCGATGGCCTGGATTACCTGGCGCGCTATCCCAACCTGCTGGTTTCGCGCACCTTCTCCAAAGCCTATGGCCTGGCGGCGCTGCGCGTCGGTTACGCCATCAGCTCACCGGCCATCGCCGACGTGCTCAACCGCGTACGTCAGCCGTTCAACGTCAACAGCCTGGCCCTGGCGGCCGCCTGCGCCGCGCTGGCCGATAGCGACTATCTGGCCGAGAGTCGTCGTCTCAACGATGCCGGCATGCGGCAACTGGAAGAGGGCCTGCGCGCGTTGGGCCTTGGCTGGATTCCCTCGAAGGGCAATTTCATCGCCGTCGACTTCGGCCGCGATGCCGCCTCGATCAATCTCGCGCTGCTGCGCGAAGGGGTGATCGTGCGACCAATGGCGGGTTATCGCATGCCGAGCTTCTTGCGCGTGTCGATTGGCTTGCCACGGGAGAATGCGCGCTTCCTCGATGCCCTGGGCAAGGTGCTGTCGGCGTGA
- the pheA gene encoding prephenate dehydratase has product MSEQELQALRVRIDNLDERILELISDRARCAEEVARVKMKELKEGESPVFYRPEREAQVLKRVMERNQGPLGNEEMARLFREIMSSCLALENPLKVAYLGPEGTFSQAAAMKHFGHAVISVPMAAIDEVFREVAAGAVNFGVVPVENSTEGAINHTLDSFLEHDLVICGEVELRIHHHLLVGETTKTDKITRIYSHAQSLAQCRKWLDAHYPNVERVAVSSNADAAKRVKSEWNSAAIAGDMAANLYGLSKLAEKIEDRPDNSTRFLIIGNQEVPPTGDDKTSIIVSMRNKPGALHELLVPFHNNGIDLTRIETRPSRSGKWTYVFFIDFVGHHRDPLIKDVLEKLAQDAVALKVLGSYPKAVL; this is encoded by the coding sequence ATGTCCGAGCAGGAGCTGCAGGCGCTGCGCGTGCGCATCGACAACCTCGACGAGCGCATCCTCGAACTGATCAGTGATCGCGCCCGCTGCGCCGAAGAAGTCGCGCGGGTGAAGATGAAGGAACTCAAGGAAGGCGAGTCCCCGGTGTTCTATCGTCCCGAGCGCGAAGCCCAGGTGCTCAAGCGCGTGATGGAGCGTAACCAGGGGCCGCTGGGTAACGAGGAAATGGCGCGGCTGTTCCGCGAGATCATGTCCTCCTGTCTGGCCCTGGAGAATCCGCTCAAGGTGGCCTACCTCGGCCCGGAAGGCACCTTCAGCCAGGCCGCGGCGATGAAGCATTTCGGTCACGCCGTGATCAGCGTGCCGATGGCGGCCATCGACGAAGTGTTCCGCGAAGTGGCCGCCGGCGCGGTGAACTTCGGTGTGGTGCCGGTGGAGAACTCCACCGAGGGTGCCATCAACCACACACTCGACAGCTTCCTCGAACACGACCTGGTGATCTGCGGCGAAGTCGAACTGCGCATCCACCATCACTTGCTGGTGGGCGAAACCACCAAGACCGACAAGATCACTCGCATCTATTCCCATGCCCAGTCCCTGGCGCAGTGCCGCAAGTGGCTGGACGCGCATTACCCGAACGTCGAGCGCGTGGCGGTGTCCAGCAACGCCGACGCGGCCAAGCGGGTCAAGAGCGAGTGGAACAGCGCGGCCATCGCCGGCGACATGGCGGCCAACCTGTATGGCCTGAGCAAGCTGGCGGAGAAGATCGAAGATCGTCCGGACAACTCCACGCGCTTTCTCATCATCGGCAATCAGGAAGTGCCGCCGACCGGCGACGACAAGACCTCGATCATCGTCTCCATGCGCAACAAGCCCGGCGCGCTGCACGAGCTGCTGGTACCGTTCCACAACAACGGTATCGACCTGACCCGCATCGAGACTCGGCCGTCGCGCAGCGGCAAGTGGACCTACGTGTTCTTCATCGACTTCGTCGGTCACCATCGCGATCCGTTGATCAAGGACGTGCTGGAGAAGCTTGCCCAAGACGCTGTGGCGCTGAAGGTGCTGGGCTCCTATCCGAAGGCGGTACTTTGA
- the rpsA gene encoding 30S ribosomal protein S1 translates to MSESFAELFEESLKSLDMQPGAIITGIVVDIDGDWVTVHAGLKSEGVIPLDQFFNEQGELTIKVGDEVHVALDAVEDGFGETKLSREKAKRAESWLVLEAAFNAEEVVKGVINGKVKGGFTVDVNGIRAFLPGSLVDVRPVRDTTHLEGKELEFKVIKLDQKRNNVVVSRRSVLEAENSAEREALLESLQEGQQVKGIVKNLTDYGAFVDLGGVDGLLHITDMAWKRIKHPSEIVNVGDEIDVKVLKYDRERNRVSLGLKQLGEDPWVAIKARYPENTRVMARVTNLTDYGCFAELEEGVEGLVHVSEMDWTNKNIHPSKVVNVGDEVEVMVLDIDEERRRISLGIKQCKTNPWEDFSGQFNKGDKISGTIKSITDFGIFIGLDGGIDGLVHLSDISWNEPGEEAVRRFKKGDELETVILSVDPERERISLGIKQLEDDPFSNYVSLNDKGSIVRGTVKEVDAKGAIIDLGNEIEATLKASEISRDRVEDARNVLKEGDEVEAKIISVDRKSRVISLSIKSKDVEDEKDAMKELRNKQDVESTGPTTIGDLIRAQMESQN, encoded by the coding sequence ATGAGCGAAAGCTTTGCAGAACTTTTTGAAGAAAGCCTGAAATCCCTCGACATGCAGCCGGGCGCCATCATCACCGGCATCGTGGTCGACATCGACGGTGACTGGGTTACCGTACACGCCGGCCTGAAGTCCGAGGGCGTCATCCCGCTCGACCAGTTCTTCAACGAACAAGGCGAGCTGACCATCAAGGTCGGTGACGAAGTCCACGTCGCGCTGGACGCGGTTGAAGATGGCTTCGGTGAAACCAAGCTGTCCCGCGAGAAAGCCAAGCGCGCTGAATCCTGGCTGGTTCTGGAAGCTGCGTTCAACGCTGAAGAAGTGGTCAAGGGTGTCATCAACGGTAAGGTCAAAGGCGGCTTCACCGTTGACGTCAACGGCATCCGCGCGTTCCTGCCGGGTTCCCTGGTCGATGTCCGTCCGGTGCGTGATACCACTCACCTGGAAGGCAAAGAGCTGGAATTCAAGGTCATCAAGCTGGACCAGAAGCGCAACAACGTTGTCGTTTCCCGTCGTAGCGTCCTGGAAGCCGAGAACAGCGCCGAGCGCGAAGCTCTGCTGGAATCCCTGCAGGAAGGCCAGCAGGTCAAAGGTATCGTCAAGAACCTCACCGACTACGGTGCGTTCGTTGACCTGGGCGGCGTAGACGGCCTGCTGCACATCACCGACATGGCTTGGAAGCGCATCAAGCACCCGTCCGAGATCGTCAACGTTGGCGACGAGATCGACGTCAAGGTTCTGAAGTACGATCGCGAGCGTAACCGCGTTTCCCTGGGTCTGAAGCAACTGGGCGAAGATCCGTGGGTTGCCATCAAGGCTCGTTATCCGGAAAACACCCGCGTCATGGCGCGCGTCACCAACCTCACCGACTACGGCTGCTTCGCTGAGCTGGAAGAAGGCGTTGAAGGTCTGGTGCACGTGTCCGAAATGGACTGGACCAACAAGAACATCCACCCGTCGAAAGTCGTCAACGTCGGCGACGAAGTGGAAGTCATGGTTCTGGACATCGACGAAGAGCGTCGTCGTATCTCCCTGGGTATCAAGCAGTGCAAGACCAACCCGTGGGAAGACTTCTCCGGTCAGTTCAACAAGGGTGACAAGATCTCCGGCACCATCAAGTCGATCACCGATTTCGGTATCTTCATCGGCCTGGACGGTGGCATCGACGGTCTGGTTCACCTGTCCGACATCTCCTGGAACGAGCCTGGCGAAGAAGCCGTGCGTCGTTTCAAGAAGGGCGACGAGCTGGAAACCGTCATCCTGTCGGTTGACCCGGAGCGTGAGCGTATCTCCCTGGGTATCAAGCAACTGGAAGACGATCCGTTCAGTAACTACGTTTCTCTGAACGATAAAGGCAGCATCGTGCGCGGCACCGTCAAGGAAGTCGACGCCAAGGGCGCCATCATCGACCTGGGCAACGAGATCGAAGCCACTCTGAAAGCCTCCGAAATCAGCCGTGACCGCGTCGAAGACGCGCGTAACGTGCTGAAAGAAGGCGACGAAGTAGAAGCCAAGATCATCAGCGTCGACCGCAAGTCCCGTGTCATCAGCCTATCCATCAAGTCGAAAGACGTCGAGGACGAGAAGGACGCGATGAAGGAACTGCGTAACAAGCAGGACGTTGAAAGCACCGGCCCGACCACCATTGGTGATCTGAT
- the cmk gene encoding (d)CMP kinase, whose product MNAPVITVDGPSGSGKGTVCALLAKQLGWNLLDSGALYRLLAFAAGNHGIDLTNEEALKQLAAHLDVQFTDKRIVLEGEEVTDAIRNEQVGAGASMVASLPAVREALLQRQRAFREMPGLVADGRDMGTVVFSDAPLKVFLTASAEERARRRYLQLKGKGDDVNLASLLDEIRARDERDTQRAVAPLKPATDALVLDSTELSIEQVLERILSEVAARDLAG is encoded by the coding sequence ATGAACGCTCCGGTAATCACCGTCGACGGGCCGAGCGGATCTGGCAAGGGCACGGTCTGCGCCCTGCTGGCCAAGCAACTGGGCTGGAATCTGCTGGACTCCGGCGCGCTCTATCGCCTGCTGGCCTTCGCCGCCGGCAACCACGGCATCGACCTGACCAACGAAGAGGCGCTCAAGCAACTGGCGGCGCACCTGGACGTGCAGTTCACCGACAAGCGCATCGTCCTCGAAGGCGAAGAGGTGACCGACGCCATCCGCAACGAGCAGGTGGGGGCGGGGGCTTCCATGGTCGCTTCCCTGCCGGCCGTGCGCGAAGCGCTGCTGCAACGTCAGCGCGCTTTCCGGGAAATGCCGGGTCTGGTGGCCGATGGGCGGGATATGGGTACCGTGGTGTTCAGCGACGCGCCACTCAAGGTTTTCCTCACCGCCAGCGCCGAGGAGCGTGCCCGTCGCCGCTACCTGCAGTTGAAGGGTAAGGGCGATGATGTTAATCTCGCGAGTCTTCTTGATGAGATACGGGCGCGCGACGAGCGTGATACCCAGCGCGCGGTGGCACCGCTCAAGCCGGCAACCGATGCGCTGGTGCTGGATTCCACCGAACTTTCCATCGAGCAGGTGCTGGAACGAATTCTGAGCGAGGTCGCCGCGCGCGACCTCGCCGGGTAA
- the serC gene encoding 3-phosphoserine/phosphohydroxythreonine transaminase, with the protein MSKRAFNFCAGPAALPTAVLQRAQAEMLDWQGKGLSVMEMSHRSDEYVAIASQAEQDLRDLLAVPNDYKVLFLQGGASQQFAEIPLNLLPEDGVADYVDTGIWSKKAIEEARRYGAINVAASAKAHDYFAIPGQNDWQLSKDAAYVHYCSNETIGGLQFDWVPQTGDTPLVVDMSSDILSRPIDVSQFGLIYAGAQKNIGPSGLVVVIVREDLLGRARSACPTMLDYKVSADNGSMYNTPATYSWYLSGLVFQWLKEQGGVEAMERVNRAKKELLYKAIDSSDFYSNPIAHNARSWMNVPFRLADEKLDKVFLAGADERGLLNLKGHRSVGGMRASIYNAVGLDAVEALVAYMAEFEKEHG; encoded by the coding sequence GTGAGCAAGCGAGCTTTTAACTTCTGCGCCGGCCCGGCCGCGCTGCCGACCGCTGTACTGCAACGCGCCCAGGCCGAGATGCTCGACTGGCAGGGCAAGGGCCTGTCGGTGATGGAGATGAGTCATCGCAGCGACGAGTACGTGGCCATCGCCAGCCAGGCCGAGCAGGATCTGCGCGACCTGCTCGCCGTGCCCAACGACTACAAGGTGTTGTTCCTGCAGGGCGGTGCCAGCCAGCAGTTCGCCGAAATCCCGCTCAACCTGCTGCCGGAAGACGGCGTGGCGGATTACGTCGACACCGGCATCTGGTCGAAGAAGGCCATCGAAGAGGCGCGTCGCTATGGCGCCATCAATGTGGCCGCCAGTGCCAAGGCGCACGACTACTTCGCCATTCCCGGACAGAACGACTGGCAACTGTCGAAAGATGCCGCCTACGTGCATTACTGCAGTAACGAAACCATCGGCGGCCTGCAGTTCGACTGGGTACCGCAGACCGGCGATACCCCGCTGGTGGTGGACATGTCCTCGGACATCCTCTCGCGCCCCATCGACGTGTCGCAGTTCGGCCTGATCTACGCCGGTGCGCAGAAGAACATCGGCCCCAGCGGCCTGGTGGTGGTGATCGTCCGAGAAGACCTGCTCGGCCGTGCCCGCAGCGCCTGTCCGACCATGCTCGACTACAAGGTTTCGGCCGACAACGGCTCGATGTACAACACCCCGGCCACCTATTCCTGGTACCTGTCCGGCCTGGTGTTCCAGTGGCTCAAGGAGCAGGGTGGCGTCGAGGCCATGGAGCGCGTCAACCGCGCCAAGAAGGAGCTGCTGTACAAAGCCATCGACAGCAGCGATTTCTACAGTAATCCCATCGCCCACAACGCCCGCTCCTGGATGAACGTACCGTTCCGCCTGGCCGACGAGAAGCTGGACAAGGTCTTCCTCGCCGGTGCCGATGAGCGCGGCCTGCTCAACCTCAAGGGACACCGTTCGGTCGGCGGCATGCGCGCTTCCATCTACAACGCCGTCGGCCTGGATGCCGTCGAGGCGCTGGTGGCCTACATGGCCGAGTTCGAGAAGGAGCACGGTTGA
- the gyrA gene encoding DNA gyrase subunit A — MGELAKEILPVNIEDELKQSYLDYAMSVIVGRALPDARDGLKPVHRRVLYAMSELGNDWNKPYKKSARVVGDVIGKYHPHGDTAVYDTIVRMAQDFSLRYLLVDGQGNFGSVDGDNAAAMRYTEVRMTKLAHELLADLDKETVDWVPNYDGTEQIPAVMPTKVPNLLVNGSSGIAVGMATNIPPHNLSEVIDGCLALMDNAELTVDELMQYIPGPDFPTAGIINGRAGIIEAYRTGRGRIYVRARVEVEDIDKVGGRQQLVVTELPYQLNKARLIEKIAELVKEKKIEGITELRDESDKDGMRVVIELRRGEVPDVVLNNLYAQTQMQSVFGINVVALVDGQPKTMNLKDMLEVFVRHRREVVTRRTVYELRKARERGHILEGQAVALSNIDPVIELIKSSPTPAEAKERLIATAWESSAVEAMVERAGADSCRPEGLDEQYGLRDGKYYLSPEQAQAILELRLHRLTGLEHEKLLAEYQEILNLIGELIRILTSPERLMEVIREELEKVKAEFGDARRTEIIASRQDLTIADLITEEERVVTISHGGYAKSQPLAAYEAQRRGGRGKSATGVKDEDYVEHLLVANSHATLLLFSSKGKVYWLRTFEIPEASRTARGRPLVNLLPLDEGERITAMLQIDLEALQQSAGADEDLDDEGLVIEGEATEVVEAEEVEEVEGETPELVAEPTGAYIFMATAFGTVKKTPLVQFSRPRSAGLIALKLEEGDTLIAAAITDGAKEVMLFSDAGKVLRFAESKVRTMGRTARGVRGMRLGKDQRLISMLIPESGAQILTASERGFGKRTSLGKFPRRGRGGQGVIAMVTSERNGKLVGAIQVQDGEEIMLISDQGTLVRTRVDEVSSSGRNTQGVTLIKLAKDETLVGLERVQEPTPVEEDELVEGEESVEVANEGAETPITDAEEAGEE, encoded by the coding sequence ATGGGCGAACTGGCCAAAGAAATTCTCCCGGTCAATATCGAAGACGAGCTGAAACAGTCCTATCTCGACTACGCCATGAGCGTAATCGTCGGGCGTGCGCTGCCGGATGCGCGCGACGGCTTGAAGCCGGTCCACCGCCGTGTGCTCTATGCCATGAGCGAGTTAGGCAACGATTGGAACAAGCCCTACAAGAAATCCGCCCGTGTGGTCGGTGACGTGATCGGTAAATACCACCCGCACGGCGATACCGCGGTGTACGACACCATCGTGCGCATGGCCCAGGATTTCTCTCTGCGCTACCTGCTGGTCGATGGCCAGGGCAACTTCGGTTCGGTGGACGGCGACAACGCCGCGGCCATGCGATACACCGAAGTGCGCATGACCAAGCTGGCTCATGAGCTGCTGGCCGACCTGGACAAGGAAACCGTCGATTGGGTGCCCAACTACGACGGCACTGAGCAGATTCCGGCGGTGATGCCGACCAAGGTACCGAACCTGCTGGTCAACGGCTCCAGTGGTATCGCCGTGGGCATGGCCACCAACATCCCGCCGCACAACCTCTCCGAAGTGATCGATGGCTGCCTGGCGCTGATGGACAACGCCGAGCTGACCGTCGATGAGCTGATGCAGTACATCCCCGGCCCGGATTTCCCCACCGCCGGCATCATCAACGGCCGCGCCGGCATCATCGAGGCCTACCGCACCGGCCGTGGGCGCATCTACGTGCGCGCCCGGGTCGAGGTGGAGGACATCGACAAGGTAGGCGGTCGCCAGCAACTGGTGGTGACCGAGCTGCCGTACCAGCTCAACAAGGCGCGTCTGATCGAGAAGATCGCCGAGCTGGTCAAAGAGAAGAAGATCGAAGGCATCACCGAGCTGCGTGACGAGTCCGACAAGGACGGCATGCGCGTGGTGATCGAACTGCGTCGCGGCGAAGTGCCGGACGTGGTGCTGAACAACCTGTACGCCCAGACCCAGATGCAGAGCGTGTTCGGCATCAACGTGGTGGCGCTGGTCGACGGTCAGCCGAAGACCATGAACCTCAAGGACATGCTCGAGGTGTTCGTCCGTCACCGCCGCGAAGTGGTGACCCGGCGTACCGTCTACGAACTGCGCAAGGCGCGCGAGCGTGGCCATATCCTCGAAGGCCAGGCCGTCGCGCTGTCCAACATCGACCCGGTGATCGAGCTGATCAAGAGCTCGCCGACCCCGGCCGAGGCCAAGGAACGCTTGATCGCCACCGCCTGGGAGTCCAGTGCGGTGGAAGCCATGGTCGAGCGCGCCGGTGCTGATTCCTGCCGCCCGGAAGGGCTGGATGAACAATACGGTCTGCGTGACGGCAAGTACTACCTGTCGCCGGAGCAGGCCCAGGCTATCCTCGAGCTGCGCCTGCACCGCCTGACCGGCCTGGAGCACGAGAAGCTGCTGGCCGAGTATCAGGAAATCCTCAACCTGATCGGCGAGCTGATCCGCATTCTCACCAGCCCCGAGCGGCTGATGGAAGTCATTCGCGAGGAGCTGGAGAAGGTCAAGGCCGAGTTCGGCGATGCCCGCCGTACCGAGATCATCGCTTCGCGTCAGGATCTGACCATCGCCGATCTGATCACCGAGGAAGAGCGCGTCGTCACCATCTCCCACGGTGGCTATGCCAAGAGCCAGCCGCTGGCCGCCTATGAGGCGCAGCGTCGCGGTGGCCGTGGCAAGTCCGCCACCGGGGTGAAGGACGAGGACTACGTCGAACACCTGCTGGTGGCCAACAGTCACGCGACCCTGCTGCTGTTCTCCAGCAAGGGCAAGGTGTACTGGCTGCGTACCTTCGAGATTCCCGAGGCCTCGCGTACCGCCCGTGGTCGCCCGCTGGTCAACCTGCTGCCGCTGGACGAGGGCGAGCGTATCACTGCCATGCTGCAGATCGATCTTGAAGCCCTGCAGCAGAGTGCGGGTGCCGACGAGGATCTGGACGACGAAGGCCTGGTGATCGAAGGTGAGGCCACCGAGGTGGTCGAGGCTGAAGAGGTCGAGGAGGTCGAGGGCGAAACTCCCGAGCTGGTGGCCGAGCCGACCGGTGCCTACATCTTCATGGCCACTGCCTTCGGTACCGTGAAAAAGACCCCGCTGGTGCAGTTCAGCCGTCCGCGCAGCGCCGGCCTGATCGCCCTGAAGCTGGAAGAGGGCGACACCCTGATCGCCGCTGCCATCACCGACGGCGCCAAGGAAGTCATGCTGTTCTCCGATGCCGGCAAGGTGCTGCGTTTCGCCGAGAGCAAGGTGCGCACCATGGGTCGTACCGCCCGCGGCGTGCGTGGCATGCGTCTGGGCAAGGATCAGCGTCTGATCTCCATGCTGATTCCCGAGTCCGGCGCACAGATTCTGACCGCCTCCGAGCGCGGTTTCGGCAAGCGTACCAGTCTGGGCAAGTTCCCCCGTCGCGGTCGCGGCGGCCAGGGTGTGATCGCCATGGTCACCAGCGAGCGTAATGGCAAGCTGGTCGGTGCCATCCAGGTGCAGGACGGCGAGGAAATCATGCTGATTTCCGACCAGGGCACCCTGGTGCGTACCCGTGTCGACGAGGTGTCCAGTTCCGGCCGTAACACCCAGGGCGTGACCCTGATCAAGCTGGCCAAGGACGAGACCCTGGTGGGCCTGGAGCGCGTGCAGGAGCCGACGCCGGTAGAAGAGGACGAACTGGTCGAGGGTGAAGAGAGTGTCGAGGTTGCCAATGAGGGTGCCGAGACGCCGATCACCGACGCCGAGGAAGCCGGCGAGGAGTAG
- a CDS encoding bifunctional prephenate dehydrogenase/3-phosphoshikimate 1-carboxyvinyltransferase: MTETVTAVQPSPPKIGRLVVIGLGLIGGSFAKGLRERGLCREVVGVDLDPQSRHLAVELGVVDRCESDLAQACQGAEVIQLAVPILAMEKVLAELAKLELGQAILTDVGSAKGNVVRAARTAFFGRAVRFVPGHPIAGSEQSGVEASNGELFRRHKVILTPSEHSDDAALELVQSLWQALGADVEQMDVEHHDQVLAATSHLPHLLAFTLVDSLAKRSENLEIFRYAAGGFRDFTRIAGSDPVMWHDIFLANREAVLRTLDTFRDDLDALRDAVDAGDGHQLLGVFTRARVAREHFSKILARRAYVDAMHSTDLIFLAKPGSSLAGRIRVPGDKSISHRSIMLGSLAEGTTEVEGFLEGEDALATLQAFRDMGVVIEGPHHGRVTIHGVGLHGLKAPAGPLYMGNSGTSMRLLSGLLAAQPFDTTLTGDASLSKRPMNRVAKPLREMGAVIETGAEGRPPLNIKGGQRLTGMAYEMPMASAQVKSCLLLAGLYAAGRTSVTEPAPTRDHTERMLRGFGYPVSVEGSTASVESGHKLTATRIEVPADISSAAFFMVAASIAEGSELVLEHVGINPTRTGVIDILKLMGGDISLENQREVGGEPVADIRVRAAKLKGIDIPEDLVPLAIDEFPVLFVAAACAEGRTVLRGAEELRVKESDRIQVMADGLVALGVKAEPTPDGIVIEGGAIGGGEVWAHGDHRIAMSFSVASLRASAPIRIHDCANVATSFPNFLALAAEVGINVAVEGKS, encoded by the coding sequence GTGACCGAGACTGTAACGGCAGTGCAACCGAGCCCCCCTAAGATCGGCCGCCTGGTGGTGATCGGTCTGGGTCTGATCGGCGGTTCGTTCGCCAAGGGGCTACGTGAGCGCGGGTTGTGTCGGGAGGTGGTGGGTGTCGATCTGGATCCGCAGTCGCGTCATCTGGCCGTCGAGTTGGGTGTGGTCGATCGCTGCGAGAGCGATTTGGCTCAGGCCTGTCAGGGCGCCGAGGTGATCCAGCTTGCGGTGCCGATCCTGGCCATGGAGAAGGTGCTGGCCGAATTGGCCAAGTTGGAGCTGGGCCAGGCGATTCTCACCGATGTCGGTAGCGCCAAGGGCAACGTGGTGCGCGCCGCGCGCACGGCCTTCTTCGGGCGGGCGGTGCGCTTCGTGCCGGGGCACCCCATTGCGGGCTCCGAACAGAGCGGGGTGGAGGCCTCCAACGGCGAGCTGTTCCGCCGGCACAAGGTCATCCTCACCCCCAGCGAGCACAGCGACGATGCGGCGCTGGAGCTGGTACAGAGCCTGTGGCAAGCGCTGGGCGCGGATGTCGAGCAGATGGACGTGGAGCATCACGACCAGGTACTCGCGGCTACCAGCCATCTGCCGCACCTGCTGGCCTTCACCCTGGTCGACTCGCTGGCCAAGCGCAGCGAGAATCTGGAAATCTTCCGTTATGCCGCTGGCGGCTTTCGCGACTTCACGCGGATCGCCGGCAGTGACCCGGTGATGTGGCACGATATCTTCCTCGCCAACCGCGAGGCCGTGCTGCGCACCCTGGACACTTTTCGCGACGACCTCGACGCCCTGCGCGACGCGGTCGACGCCGGGGACGGGCATCAACTCCTGGGCGTGTTCACCCGCGCTCGCGTGGCCCGCGAACATTTCAGCAAAATTCTGGCCCGCAGGGCCTATGTGGACGCTATGCATTCGACCGATCTGATTTTCCTGGCAAAACCTGGTAGCTCGCTGGCTGGACGTATCCGCGTACCGGGTGACAAATCCATCTCGCACCGCTCGATCATGCTGGGTTCGCTGGCAGAGGGCACCACCGAGGTCGAAGGCTTCCTCGAGGGCGAAGATGCCCTGGCTACCCTGCAGGCGTTTCGTGACATGGGCGTGGTCATCGAAGGCCCGCATCATGGCCGTGTGACCATCCATGGCGTCGGTCTGCATGGTCTGAAAGCCCCGGCCGGCCCGCTGTACATGGGCAACTCCGGCACGTCCATGCGTCTGCTCTCCGGCCTGCTGGCCGCGCAACCGTTCGACACCACCCTGACCGGCGACGCCTCGCTGTCCAAGCGCCCGATGAACCGCGTGGCCAAGCCGCTGCGGGAAATGGGCGCGGTGATCGAGACCGGCGCCGAAGGCCGCCCGCCGCTGAACATCAAGGGTGGTCAGCGCCTGACCGGCATGGCCTATGAAATGCCCATGGCCAGCGCTCAGGTCAAATCCTGCCTGCTGCTGGCGGGGCTGTATGCCGCTGGCCGCACCTCGGTGACCGAGCCGGCGCCGACCCGTGACCACACCGAGCGCATGCTGCGTGGCTTCGGCTACCCGGTCAGCGTCGAGGGCAGCACGGCCAGCGTCGAGTCCGGCCACAAGCTGACCGCCACGCGCATCGAAGTGCCGGCCGATATCTCCTCCGCCGCCTTCTTTATGGTTGCCGCCAGTATTGCCGAAGGCTCCGAACTGGTGCTGGAGCACGTTGGCATCAACCCGACCCGTACCGGTGTGATCGACATTCTCAAGCTGATGGGTGGCGATATCAGCCTGGAAAATCAGCGCGAAGTGGGCGGTGAGCCGGTGGCCGACATCCGTGTGCGCGCCGCCAAGCTCAAGGGCATCGACATTCCCGAGGACTTGGTGCCGCTGGCCATCGATGAGTTCCCGGTGCTGTTCGTTGCCGCCGCCTGTGCCGAAGGCCGTACCGTGCTGCGCGGCGCCGAAGAGCTGCGGGTCAAGGAGTCCGATCGCATCCAGGTGATGGCCGACGGCCTGGTCGCCCTGGGCGTCAAGGCCGAGCCAACCCCGGACGGCATCGTCATCGAAGGCGGCGCCATTGGCGGTGGCGAAGTCTGGGCCCATGGCGACCACCGTATCGCCATGTCCTTCAGCGTTGCCTCGCTGCGCGCCAGTGCGCCGATCCGCATTCACGATTGCGCCAACGTCGCCACGTCCTTCCCCAACTTCCTCGCCCTGGCGGCCGAGGTCGGCATCAATGTGGCAGTAGAGGGCAAGTCATGA